A part of Cannabis sativa cultivar Pink pepper isolate KNU-18-1 chromosome 6, ASM2916894v1, whole genome shotgun sequence genomic DNA contains:
- the LOC115724571 gene encoding uncharacterized protein LOC115724571: MSGGYYSLSPRSEASMAFHLCFFLCILFMFVGLSWYSNYEALIEGMLDQIKLGLMVSPLLLLLALHLLSYIETARPHRLGGFSSFIPLPERDSFNRAGGTPWGVGFLLVFLFFMVSYQSSLQERWFPLLSK; this comes from the coding sequence ATGTCAGGAGGTTACTACTCATTATCGCCGAGGTCCGAAGCTTCTATGGCTTTTCATCTTTGCTTCTTTCTTTGCATACTCTTCATGTTCGTAGGGCTGTCGTGGTACTCCAATTACGAGGCCCTGATAGAGGGCATGCTAGATCAGATCAAGCTGGGACTCATGGTCTCCCCGCTCCTGCTGCTACTAGCTCTCCACTTGCTTTCCTACATTGAAACCGCCAGGCCCCACCGACTCGGCGGCTTCTCGTCTTTCATTCCATTGCCCGAGAGGGACTCCTTCAATAGGGCAGGAGGGACTCCCTGGGGAGTTGGCTTTCTTCTGGTTTTCCTATTCTTTATGGTCTCTTACCAGTCTTCTTTGCAGGAACGATGGTTCCCTCTTCTTAGCAaatga